AAACGGCGCTTCATTCCTGGTCAGGAGCGTGCGTATTACTTTACCATAGCCACTGCGGACAAATCACCTTGTTCTTGTTCAGCAGTTTTATCCCTACAATGAGCTCATGGCTGCCGGCAGTGGCAGTGCTCAATTCAGAGGTGGTCAGGTCATAGGAGTAGCCAATGTCCAGGAGGTGATTTACGTTCATGCCTGCCAGGGCTGCCACGGCATCGTTATGTCGGTAAGAAACTCCCGCCCAAATGCGACTCATATAAGTAGTCTTCAAGTTGAAATCCACTGAAACCGGACTTGGCTGTGCGTACTTTACCATGATGGATGGCTCCAGAGACAGGTCATAGCGAATCTTTAGCCGGTACCCCGAGGTCAGGAAGAAGTGGGGCTGTAGTTCTTGTTGGGCTCCTTGCAAACCCTCTGAGTTGGCCGCTTTCTTAGACACCAGCTGCGCGGCAGAGGCACCCACGTAAAAGAAGTCTGAGTAAATCCAGGTGCCCAGGCCCAGGTCAAACTTGGTTCTGGCCATCTGCCCCGGCTGCAGGGTAGGATCATTGCTGTGGTTGAGCCTAAGGGCGTTTCCGTCCAGCCTGGTCTGTTGCACTCCCCCAGAAATCCCCACTGACATATTCACCCGTCTGGTGAGGGGGTGGTGGTAGGCGTAAGTGGCAGTCAGGTTGCTGGTGCTCAACGGACCCGTTTTGTCTGATTGCGCCATGGCCCCAAACCCGTGGTGCGGTCTTGATTTGTGGTACTTGGTGGTTCTATTATTACCTGCCGCCATTCGGGGAATGAAGCCTTTGGGCGCTGCCACTGAAGACTGACGGTCACTGGTACCCAAAGAGGTGTGCCCACTTATATAATAGGTAACCGGAGCCCCTTCAATGCCCACCCATTGGCGGCGCGTACCCATTCTAATGTCTGTGTAGCTTTCAATGCCAGAAAGGGCGGGGTTCAACAGGTAATTGTTGAACAGGTATTGGCTGTACTGCGGTTTCTGCTGGGCAAAGCCGGGCGCGGCCACCAGTAGCAGGAAAAACAAAGGTGCAAGCTTTTTCATGTGGGCTTACTTAATAATAGTTACGTTTCCAGATAGAGGTTCCTCTTTGCCGCCTAACCGGATGAGGTAGTAATAGGTGGCTGCCGGCAGCGGCTGCCCTTTCATGGTTCCGTTCCACGGGGTTTGGTAGCCTTTAGACTCAAACACCTTGTTGCCCCAGCGGTTGAACACCTCCACCTGCACGTCTGGGTACCCTTGCAGGGTGGGAATGTCCCAGTTGTCGTTGATGCCGTCATTGTTAGGTGTAAAACCGTTCGGGATTTCCACGGCCGCCAGAACGGTGATGGTCACATCGTCAGTGGAGGTACAGCCATCTGCAGTGGTTACCGTCACTTTATAAGTAGTGGTGGTTTTCGGTTTGGCCACCGGATCAGCTACTTTGTCATTGCTCAAGCCCAGGCTTGGTGACCACTGGTAACTCACGCCACCCGTAGCAGACAACTCGGTAAACTTGCCATAGGCAATGGTCACGTCTGGGCCAGCGTTGGCCGTTGGCGCCGGAATGTTCACCCGTACAGGTACCCGCTCACTGGCACAGCTTTGTGATACAGTTTGCACATAATAGGTAGTGGCGCTTTGCAAAACAGGCGTGGTGAAGGTGAGGCCGGTGTGTACCAGCTTGCCGCCTTTCTCCTGGTTGTACCATTCTACCACCGTACCGCTAGTTGAGCTGCTAGGTAAACTGGCGGTCAAGGTCACTGTGTTGCCGGCGCACAAGAACACATCCTGCGTTACCGGAGCTTTTGGCAAAGGCGTGGCTGTTACTTGTACCACATTGCTTACATCGCTGGTACAGTCACCCGAAAGGACTACTCTTCTAAACCAGGTGGTTCTTACCAGTCCACCTGGCTCATAGTGCTGCCCAGAGGTGATGCCTGTGGCCGTGTTGAACCCGGTGGCGGCATTGGTAGTGCTGCTTTCCCATACATAGGTGTAAGTGCCGCTTCCGCCGGTAGGCAATGAACCGTTTAGTTTGGTTGGCGCTGAGCCCACGCACACTGTTTGGCTAGAAGAAATGGAGTTGTTGGCTACGCGGTCAAAGACTTCTACCTTCACCTCATTAGAGAGCGTGGCAACTCCATTTACTACTACTTTTCTGCGGTACCACGTTGTGGCTTCCAGCGCAGGTACCTGGAAATCTTTGGCCGTGGCCGGTGAGGCATTATTAATGAGTACATACTCAGAATTCTGCGTTCTCTTCTCCCAGTAATACTGCACGTCTGGCAAATTGCCATCTGGCGCATTGCCTTTGATGACTAGGTTGGACGGCTGCTTGTAGCATACCTGTCCGCCACCCGCAATGGTGTTCTCCGTGAAGGCCTTGAAAATAGTCACTTTGGCCGTGTCTGAGAAACTAGAGCAATCCACGTATTTAGACTTGGCCTGGCGCAGGTACAGCGTGGTCTCGGTTAAGACATTGGGCTGGTAGTCACGGCTGGTGGCACCCGTAATAGGCTCAAAGTCGGGCATGTCTGCCGTTTTGTACCACCACTGGATAAGGTAGTCTGCCGGAATGGTGCTGCCTTTCAACAGGGACGGTTTGGTGCCCGCCGCCTTGAACTGCGCCATGGGCGAGATGTAGTTGGAACCCTCTGGCAATGGCATGTTCACCTTGATTTCAATCTCCTGGCTGAAATCTTCGGCACACTCGCCGGCTTT
The nucleotide sequence above comes from Nibribacter ruber. Encoded proteins:
- a CDS encoding PorP/SprF family type IX secretion system membrane protein, which produces MKKLAPLFFLLLVAAPGFAQQKPQYSQYLFNNYLLNPALSGIESYTDIRMGTRRQWVGIEGAPVTYYISGHTSLGTSDRQSSVAAPKGFIPRMAAGNNRTTKYHKSRPHHGFGAMAQSDKTGPLSTSNLTATYAYHHPLTRRVNMSVGISGGVQQTRLDGNALRLNHSNDPTLQPGQMARTKFDLGLGTWIYSDFFYVGASAAQLVSKKAANSEGLQGAQQELQPHFFLTSGYRLKIRYDLSLEPSIMVKYAQPSPVSVDFNLKTTYMSRIWAGVSYRHNDAVAALAGMNVNHLLDIGYSYDLTTSELSTATAGSHELIVGIKLLNKNKVICPQWLW